In Crassostrea angulata isolate pt1a10 chromosome 6, ASM2561291v2, whole genome shotgun sequence, a genomic segment contains:
- the LOC128189775 gene encoding uncharacterized protein LOC128189775 isoform X1 — protein MRTIVIGTGLSTPDKTVWWKVDLGGVYNIYRINILFKNYDGYEDRQRGRFAGFSLYVSNRDVSFDAGIKGSILCYKDGPQLPPLNFTTVCTEKGRYVIYYNERLNGVIYPKGYEVTNVYEELCEVIVQGCKNDGFYGRNCDTPCPNNCKDSTCHIESGACLTCKPGWTGVHCNTKCREGWYGINCDQPCVGHCRDNATCNHVTGQCDRGCAARWTGKLCDKVDNQTATFKLREISMNFKYMYFIIAIAHHAQRQFDKFLICYLLF, from the exons ATGAGAACAATAGTAATAGGCACCGGACTTAGCACTCCAGATAAGACTGTCTGGTGGAAAGTTGATCTTGGTGGAGTGTACAACATTTACAGAATTAACATCCTATTTAAAAACTACGACGGTTACG AGGACCGCCAAAGAGGACGATTTGCAGGATTCTCGCTGTACGTGTCCAACAGAGATGTATCATTTGATGCTGGTATAAAAGGTTCCATTCTGTGTTACAAGGACGGACCTCAGTTACCACCCTTAAACTTTACAACAGTATGTACTGAAAAAGGACGATACGTCATATATTACAACGAAAGGTTAAACGGAGTTATCTACCCGAAAGGATATGAAGTCACAAATGTATATGAGGAGCTCTGTGAGGTCATAGTTCAag GGTGTAAAAATGACGGTTTCTACGGCAGAAACTGTGACACTCCTTGTCCCAACAACTGTAAAGATAGCACTTGTCACATAGAGAGTGGAGCATGTTTAACGTGTAAACCTGGATGGACCGGAGTACATTGTAATACAA aatgTAGAGAAGGATGGTACGGTATAAACTGTGATCAGCCGTGCGTAGGCCATTGTAGAGACAACGCCACCTGCAATCATGTGACTGGTCAATGTGACAGAGGGTGTGCTGCTAGATGGACAGGGAAACTGTGTGACAAAG TAGATAATCAAACAGCCACGTTTAAGCTTAGAGAGATAagtatgaatttcaaatacatgtacttcattattGCGATTGCACATCATGCTCAAAGACAATTTGataagtttttaatttgttacttattattttga
- the LOC128189775 gene encoding uncharacterized protein LOC128189775 isoform X2 translates to MRTIVIGTGLSTPDKTVWWKVDLGGVYNIYRINILFKNYDGYEDRQRGRFAGFSLYVSNRDVSFDAGIKGSILCYKDGPQLPPLNFTTVCTEKGRYVIYYNERLNGVIYPKGYEVTNVYEELCEVIVQGCKNDGFYGRNCDTPCPNNCKDSTCHIESGACLTCKPGWTGVHCNTKCREGWYGINCDQPCVGHCRDNATCNHVTGQCDRGCAARWTGKLCDKGSTCDFTSSL, encoded by the exons ATGAGAACAATAGTAATAGGCACCGGACTTAGCACTCCAGATAAGACTGTCTGGTGGAAAGTTGATCTTGGTGGAGTGTACAACATTTACAGAATTAACATCCTATTTAAAAACTACGACGGTTACG AGGACCGCCAAAGAGGACGATTTGCAGGATTCTCGCTGTACGTGTCCAACAGAGATGTATCATTTGATGCTGGTATAAAAGGTTCCATTCTGTGTTACAAGGACGGACCTCAGTTACCACCCTTAAACTTTACAACAGTATGTACTGAAAAAGGACGATACGTCATATATTACAACGAAAGGTTAAACGGAGTTATCTACCCGAAAGGATATGAAGTCACAAATGTATATGAGGAGCTCTGTGAGGTCATAGTTCAag GGTGTAAAAATGACGGTTTCTACGGCAGAAACTGTGACACTCCTTGTCCCAACAACTGTAAAGATAGCACTTGTCACATAGAGAGTGGAGCATGTTTAACGTGTAAACCTGGATGGACCGGAGTACATTGTAATACAA aatgTAGAGAAGGATGGTACGGTATAAACTGTGATCAGCCGTGCGTAGGCCATTGTAGAGACAACGCCACCTGCAATCATGTGACTGGTCAATGTGACAGAGGGTGTGCTGCTAGATGGACAGGGAAACTGTGTGACAAAGGTAGTACTTGTGATTTCACTTCATCACTTTAG
- the LOC128187168 gene encoding uncharacterized protein LOC128187168 has translation MNNFTFLCSVLSVIAFTPGTTVCKTTTTTEAAIEMSIISTNPTTTRSTKMLTTPTLIYTNTIFKPRIHTTRPAQTVTSRQGKPLYIDDTTRRSNIASITTRSVSERNATVPAVDNQSATFNLREITYLITGISMIEVALTAIAIYIAKQRRMKFRNLGHKEIQRKTTNPYHSLSKDSGNGKYEVIELKDLSYDQSQEQTEHNECSYIEIIEHEYDYSYGDKPPVIAKIM, from the exons atgaacaatttcACCTTCCTTTGTTCTGTACTATCTGTGATTG CATTTACACCTGGCACAACTGTCTGTAAAACAACTACGACAACCGAGGCAGCAATCGAAATGTCGATAATTTCAACAAATCCTACGACAACAAGATCAACAAAGATGTTAACAACCCCAACCTTAATCTACACCAACACAATATTCAAACCAAGGATTCATACAACTAGACCAG cacaAACAGTTACAAGCAGACAAGGAAAACCGCTCTATATAGATGACACAACTAGGAGGTCGAACATAGCATCAATTACGACACGCTCGGTGTCTGAACGAAACGCTACAGTTCCGGCAG TAGATAATCAATCAGCTACATTTAATCTTCGAGAGATAA CATACTTGATCACGGGTATTAGTATGATAGAAGTTGCTTTGACAGCCATCGCGATATACATTGCAAAACAACGTCGAATGAAATTCAG GAATCTAGGACACAAAGAAATCCAGAGAAAAACAACTAATCCCTACCATAGCCTATCAAAGGACAGTGGAAATGGAAAATATGAAGTCATTGAACTGAAAGATTTATCCTATGATCAAAGTCAAGAGCAAACTGAACACAATGAATGTTCATACATTGAAATTATTGAACATGAGTATGACTACTCATATGGAGACAAACCACCAGTCATCGCCAAAATTATGTAA